The DNA region TGAATAAACACTTGTCCCTTAAATAAACTTCTCTTTCAGTTCTGGGAGAGAATTTTCACTCCAGGGCTTAGCATCAGACCTCTTGGTCCAGAGGTACAATGCCTTAAGTCCTAACTGGTGTAATTTAGACCAAGGGCAATAATGGTTTGCAAATAACACCTACTCACCTCCAACAATAGCTGCAAGACCTGGGCTTGGTAAGCTCCAACTCTGCGGCAGGCCCCCACCAGGGCAATGACTACCCCTGGGTGGCCCTGGGCCAGTACAGCTTCCAAGGCAGGACTCAGTTCCTCAAACACAGGAGACAGCTGAGGGGAAACATGGGATGATCAATCTTTGGCATTCTGCTAATGGTGGACTACATTATTCAGAGGAATTTCCGGCTGAAAACAActaaaaatgctaaataaaacataaaaagcacTAACAATGGGCAGTCTTAGAGGTACCACCTCACATAGGGAAGGGACTTTAAATGGCCGCTACGTATAACGGAGAATTAGAGGTAagggaaaactagaaataaacctgCCCCTTTTCAACACCTCCTAAACCATGAGACCACAGAGAAGCCCATCCTGCTgctaaaaagcaaaagaaaagagaagttaTGGCAAAGACCCAGTCAGTGCTTATGGGATTTGTGGTCAAGTACTCAGAGTCTGAGGGGGCCATGGATCTTCAAGGTGCAAACCAAATTAAGCCAGTTTCTTGCTGGTACTTACACCTGAAAAGCTAAAACAAATCCTCTCTGGGAGGAGTGTACCTCCATCCTGAAAAACCCCAAGGAATAACTTTATAAGGGCAATGGACAACACATTGTCAGAGATATATAGAGATAGGCATACAATAAAATTAGGCCCAATGAACAACAATAGCAGAAAGATACCCAGTGCAGACTTTCAAACTCACCAGCTCAGGGGTACTGATTGAATCCAGAAAGCGCTGCAAAGGGAAGTTAGCAATGGGATGTGCAGCCAAGGTCTGCAGCTGTCCCTGGAAGTGATCCTCAAAGAGGCTCTGGAGCCTCGGAGGCTCCAACACCAACAGCACCTGTTCCAGGAGTCTGGAGCTAGTTTGATCCCGAAGAAATAGCAATAGGGGGCTAGGGACAAGGAGAAGGGAATCAGgcaatcttttgtttttttaaatattcttttagttgttaatggacctttatttatttatatatgctgctgagaatcgaacccaatgcctcatacatgctaggcaagtgctccaccactaagctataaccctagcccagGAATTGGGCATCTTAACTCCACTTCATCCAAAATGCAGTTGTAGCACATCACCTCATTCATTTTACATAGTCCCATGAATTTTGATCATACCTGCCAGCTGCTGAGGAACTACGAGTACTCAGGTAGCCAATCACAGCATTGCACAAATAGGCACAAAACTGGGGCAGTTTGCGGTGTAAGACTTGTAAGGCCACTTGAAGGCAGAAGCTGGAGATCTTGTCAGTGATAAACACTGTTGAGAGGTCAGAAATGATTAAACAGCTTATCCAAAATTCAAACCACTTGTCCAACCTCAAACCTTAAACAACAAAGTAAGGGGACTATAGACACAAAACATCCATATAGAGTTACTCTGCAACATCAAACCagataaaaaaacagaaaggaagagggaaggaggagaaaggaaaaggaaagagaaggaaaaaggaagaatgacCTGACCTAAGGGCTTCTGGTAATCACTTCCATAGAATTAGATCCTAGGCCCTCTTCCTACTTTCCTCCTTACCAGCAATGTCCTTCAAAAAGCAGGAGCTCAGATTCTGAAGGCAATTCAAGAAGGCTTCAGGGACCTCAAAATCAGTTGGCTTATATTCCCGAGCTATGACCCTTTGAGTTTCTGAATGAATATCAAAAAAACATGCAATGGTGAAATTACAAACTGCCGTCCAGGAGGGAGAAAAATTCCATACATGAACAAGAATTCAGTTTGACAATACAGAAGAGATGTCATACAACTAAATATCTTTTCTGGATAACTGAACTAAGATGAtagttctgttttaatttttctaagaaaCTTCAATCAGCTCCCCTGTAATCCATAGGAGGTAGTTCAAACTCCCCAGCCAGGTATTTAAGGTATCCCAAAATCAGGCCTTATTTAAACTCTTTAATAACCTTACTTCCTAgactttttcaaaaatgtaaGTCTCAGCCTGTAATTGTataattaaatcaaattaatctcaactagtatttttttaaatgaaatgagagcagaataaaatttaaaaggaaagaaaatatcagatTAGGTTGCATATAGCAAAGGTATTGTTTCCCATATTTTACTTGATtcttatatgtgtatacacacaaagcTAAAGTCATGCTTACAAAAAAAACTTCTTGTGGGTtatgctaaaaagaaaacaaagtttgggggctggggttgtggcttagcggtagaacACTGGCttcccctgggttcgatcctcagcaccacataaaaataaataagtaaaacaactacaactaaaaaataaatattaaaaaaaaagaaaacaaagtttgaaATCCTTTGCTCCGTACAAATCACCTCCCTCTCCTGCTCCCATGACAACAGCTGTCCCCTAATcatatttgcacatgattatCTCTAGGCCtctatttccacattttttaattagtacattatagttgaATGTTGCTACATATTTATAcctgtacacaatataacaatataatttgaccaatatcattccccagcacttcccccgtCTGACCCTTGGTATCTTTCCTCTACttatttccctttgattttcacaAGATctgcccccacctttcttttcctttttcctctctagcttccacatgagagaaaacatatgacccttgaccttctcagtttgacttattttacttaacattatgGTCTCTAGTCTCTGTTTTCCTACAaatgatgtaatttcatttttctttatggatgaataaaactccactgcaTACATATAccctattttctttattcattcatctactgatggacatctaggctggttccacagtttgactAGTAATATACACACTAATCCTTGGCCTTCTAAGCTCTGCCCCAATTACTCTGCTAACTCTGCAGGATTAAGTCTCCTCCAAAAAGATTTACTCTTCTGCTTACTCTCTTCTTTTAAACTCTCCTTCCCACCAGATCCTTatcccttttttttaatacttaccaGAAGATTTGGAGCCACCTGGCCTGGCTCTCTCAGACTCCAGAAGAGTCCCTCCTAACACCTGCAGCAGAGTTCTGACCAAGAAGCTTCCATGTGTGTCTCCGcagtagaaaagaaaatcatcacaAACCTCAGAGGCTAGTCCCAGGACCAGCTCCTCCAGGGTCTCCAAGGAACCATCTTtcccattctcctcctcctcgtcctcgtcctcctccttctcctcctcctctgcagtaTTCCTCAGCAATCGAGGCAGCTGCAGCAAAGTACTTTGCAGTACATGGACCCCGCACCGATGACAGGCCACAAAGCGCAAGTTGGAGCGCAGGGCAGCCCATATTCTACATAACGGTTTCAAAGGACTAAACCCCAAAAGTTCCTGCAGCATCTCACTGCCAGTCCTGTTCGTAGCCAAGGCTAGAGCCTGAGCCTCCACCTCTTTCAAAACATTGTGTACCAttagctctgaaaaaaaaaaaaggacagaaatattttaaacactgaGAAAAGCATAAGGTCCATCACTTAACCAAGAGGAGGAGAATGGGGACAGAGGATGAAGGCATGAGAGAGAAAACTAAGTGCCCACACCTTGGGGACCCCAGGAAGTTTCCATGCCTGTCCTGGATCTTGCGCTCTTGGTCCCACCCTTTAGTTGTTCCCTACCTCGTTCTTCCCCGGCTTCTGGAGCCTCTTTCAGCGCTGACAGCGCTTGTCGGAAATACCCCAAAGCTTCGGGGCTCAGGTGCGGGTGAGCATCTTGATTCCGCTCTGATCCCCTGTCTGCAGGCGACCGGGGATGCTGCTCGCGGCCTCGTGGGGGCCGCCCCGACCCTTTTGCTCCGCGTCCCCGTTTGCCGCCAATTGGGAACTGGCGCCCCGCCTTGTGGGGGGAGCGCGGACCCAGTCCCATATGTGTTTAGGGGCCTCTGGGTCTGGGAAATCTTCCTTAGCTGCAGAAAGAATCTCAAGCTACCAGGTGCGGGCCCACTAGTGATCAAGCTGAGGAGCGCCGGCACGCTCCTGGCGCAACGTGCTGCGTCATAGCTCCGCGACGGCCCTCCCTGGGCGCGGTGGGTGTGCCCAAGTCTCCCGCCCATCACCGGTGGGTCTTAACTCCCGCCCAGGACCCCGCCCCCTCGGTCCTACCTCAGAATCGGCCGGAATGCTGCTGAGGCGCGATCCTTGAACCGCCGCTCCACGTTGTCAGCCCAACTCCAGTCAGCACCAGGACTTCACCCCGCTTCCGCACTCTGACCCTGAAGAAGTAACCTCGTCCCGCCCTGTGTTCAGAATCAACATTCTAGAGCTGAAATATATTAAAGGTCTGGAGAATTAGACTGAACGAGAATCCCAGAGGCAACACTGGCTGCAGGTAAAGCGCACAAGCTCTTCCCGCTGAAGGCTCAGGATCTCGGGGCCTCTGCGTTCACCGCTGGCTGCGCCTTCCAGTCCAGTGGCCAGAGCTGTAGGTTGCCCGAGACACACCTCGAGGAATCGCCTCTGCAAATTCTCCCACCTAGTTAGCCCCATTCTAGGGGGACGCCATCCAGCCC from Ictidomys tridecemlineatus isolate mIctTri1 chromosome 5, mIctTri1.hap1, whole genome shotgun sequence includes:
- the Nop9 gene encoding nucleolar protein 9 isoform X2 is translated as MGLGPRSPHKAGRQFPIGGKRGRGAKGSGRPPRGREQHPRSPADRGSERNQDAHPHLSPEALGYFRQALSALKEAPEAGEERELMVHNVLKEVEAQALALATNRTGSEMLQELLGFSPLKPLCRIWAALRSNLRFVACHRCGVHVLQSTLLQLPRLLRNTAEEEEKEEDEDEEEENGKDGSLETLEELVLGLASEVCDDFLFYCGDTHGSFLVRTLLQVLGGTLLESERARPGGSKSSETQRVIAREYKPTDFEVPEAFLNCLQNLSSCFLKDIAVFITDKISSFCLQVALQVLHRKLPQFCAYLCNAVIGYLSTRSSSAAGSPLLLFLRDQTSSRLLEQVLLVLEPPRLQSLFEDHFQGQLQTLAAHPIANFPLQRFLDSISTPELLSPVFEELSPALEAVLAQGHPGVVIALVGACRRVGAYQAQVLQLLLEAFHCAEPSSRKVACVPLFATLTAYEVYYELTEEEGAVPSEHQVEIATTRTLGEVTVLGSLLLQHLLHFSAPGLILRSLGSLTGPQLLALAQSPAGSHILDAILSSPSVTHKQRRRVLQALKGQYVSLACSRHGSRVLDAIWNGAALGTRKEIAAELGEQNQELIRDPFGHHVARNVALTTFLKRREAWEQQQSAMAKRRRALNSVLED
- the Nop9 gene encoding nucleolar protein 9 isoform X1, whose protein sequence is MGLGPRSPHKAGRQFPIGGKRGRGAKGSGRPPRGREQHPRSPADRGSERNQDAHPHLSPEALGYFRQALSALKEAPEAGEERGREQLKGGTKSARSRTGMETSWGPQELMVHNVLKEVEAQALALATNRTGSEMLQELLGFSPLKPLCRIWAALRSNLRFVACHRCGVHVLQSTLLQLPRLLRNTAEEEEKEEDEDEEEENGKDGSLETLEELVLGLASEVCDDFLFYCGDTHGSFLVRTLLQVLGGTLLESERARPGGSKSSETQRVIAREYKPTDFEVPEAFLNCLQNLSSCFLKDIAVFITDKISSFCLQVALQVLHRKLPQFCAYLCNAVIGYLSTRSSSAAGSPLLLFLRDQTSSRLLEQVLLVLEPPRLQSLFEDHFQGQLQTLAAHPIANFPLQRFLDSISTPELLSPVFEELSPALEAVLAQGHPGVVIALVGACRRVGAYQAQVLQLLLEAFHCAEPSSRKVACVPLFATLTAYEVYYELTEEEGAVPSEHQVEIATTRTLGEVTVLGSLLLQHLLHFSAPGLILRSLGSLTGPQLLALAQSPAGSHILDAILSSPSVTHKQRRRVLQALKGQYVSLACSRHGSRVLDAIWNGAALGTRKEIAAELGEQNQELIRDPFGHHVARNVALTTFLKRREAWEQQQSAMAKRRRALNSVLED
- the Nop9 gene encoding nucleolar protein 9 isoform X3, whose product is MVHNVLKEVEAQALALATNRTGSEMLQELLGFSPLKPLCRIWAALRSNLRFVACHRCGVHVLQSTLLQLPRLLRNTAEEEEKEEDEDEEEENGKDGSLETLEELVLGLASEVCDDFLFYCGDTHGSFLVRTLLQVLGGTLLESERARPGGSKSSETQRVIAREYKPTDFEVPEAFLNCLQNLSSCFLKDIAVFITDKISSFCLQVALQVLHRKLPQFCAYLCNAVIGYLSTRSSSAAGSPLLLFLRDQTSSRLLEQVLLVLEPPRLQSLFEDHFQGQLQTLAAHPIANFPLQRFLDSISTPELLSPVFEELSPALEAVLAQGHPGVVIALVGACRRVGAYQAQVLQLLLEAFHCAEPSSRKVACVPLFATLTAYEVYYELTEEEGAVPSEHQVEIATTRTLGEVTVLGSLLLQHLLHFSAPGLILRSLGSLTGPQLLALAQSPAGSHILDAILSSPSVTHKQRRRVLQALKGQYVSLACSRHGSRVLDAIWNGAALGTRKEIAAELGEQNQELIRDPFGHHVARNVALTTFLKRREAWEQQQSAMAKRRRALNSVLED